The following are encoded together in the Argopecten irradians isolate NY chromosome 5, Ai_NY, whole genome shotgun sequence genome:
- the LOC138324431 gene encoding involucrin-like, translating to MDRREFEKELQAYRGNDPLEVWQRYIQRVEKCCPVDTKESTLAELLDSCIRTFNNKPQYKTDQRYVSVWIKYASFCKEPVEIFSYMQKNGIGVQFAMFYEAWADATWQSGRSQNANLILQEGISCQAQPLDRLKKKQEIFQKKSQAASTAGGQSKPMVNDENADPNKISRVNGYSHNRNTNHISTQKINDENLKPSAPPQVHGDQDENAYSNLQPNQRIMYCKEKLMNGREELSFEELRAKRWLEKRKKEQEIRAIILNEQKHGMEEERRLFLEEMEKNRAMLAKEAEQIRQDREKMRQEHENMRLMYQQQLQQMNSEIDRSQQQQQQQEIITATQKQQQQMQERVNLQQQQQQMQERVSLQQQQQMQERVSLQQQQQMQERESSATSANNNNNAERANRQQKQQQMQERANLQQQQQQQQMQERTNLQQQQQQQQMQERANLQQQQQQQMQERENLQQQKQMQEMNKMRQQQHQEAMEVEVQQALASQLSISDKQLSGLRTRFPNLQQSDTTLARKKAEWLSATQQQQQMRKERIFNYVTINNAGKTSSSKKKKMCGEEHLMGAKTDKS from the exons ATGGATAGACG GGAATTTGAAAAGGAATTGCAGGCATACAGAGGAAATGACCCTTTGGAAGTGTGGCAAAG ATATATCCAACGGGTCGAGAAATGTTGCCCAGTTGATACAAAAGAAAGCACCCTTGCGGAACTCCTTGACAGCTGTATAAGGACATTTAACAACAAACCCCAGTACAAAACTGATCAGCGCTACGTATCGGTGTGGATCAAATAT GCAAGCTTCTGTAAAGAACCAGTGGAGATATTCAGCTACATGCAAAAAAATGGAATTGGTGTCCAGTTTGCGATGTTCTACGAGGCATGGGCAGATGCTACGTGGCAGTCTGGAAGAAGTCAGAATGCCAATCTCATCCTACAGGAAGGCATTAGCTGTCAGGCCCAGCCACTCGACCGACTGAAAAAGAAACAGGA AATATTCCAGAAGAAGAGCCAGGCAGCTTCAACCGCTGGCGGACAGTCCAAACCAA TGGTTAACGATGAGAATGCCGATCCCAACAAAATATCTCGAGTGAACGGTTACAGTCATAACAGAAACACGAATCATATATCAACACAGAAAATAAACGATGAGAATCTGAAGCCAAGTGCTCCTCCCCAAGTACATGGTGACCAGGATGAAAATGCTTACTCCAATTTACAG CCAAACCAGCGAATAATGTACTGTAAGGAGAAACTGATGAATGGACGAGAGGAACTGTCTTTTGAAGAGCTTCGAGCGAAACGTTGGCTTGAAAAGCGAAAAAAGGAACAGGAAATTCGGGCAATTATCTTGAATGAACAGAAACATGGCATGGAGGAAGAAAGGAGACTATTTTTGG AGGAAATGGAGAAGAATCGTGCTATGCTAGCTAAGGAAGCTGAACAAATACGTCAAGATCGTGAGAAAATGCGCCAGGAACACGAAAATATGCGACTTATGTACCAGCAGCAGTTACAGCAAATGAACTCTGAAATAGATAG GTCGCAACAACAGCAGCAACAACAGGAAATTATAACAGCGACACAaaagcaacaacaacaaatgcAGGAAAGAGTAAATCTTCAGCAACAGCAACAACAAATGCAGGAAAGAGTGAGTctacagcaacaacaacaaatgcAGGAAAGAGTAAGTCTACAGCAACAGCAACAAATGCAGGAAAGAGAATCTTCAGCAACTTCagcaaacaacaacaacaatgcAGAAAGAGCGAATCGTcagcaaaaacaacaacaaatgcaGGAAAGAGCGAATCttcaacaacagcaacaacaacaacaaatgcaGGAAAGAACGAATCttcaacaacagcaacaacaacaacaaatgcaGGAAAGAGCGAATCTTCagcaacagcaacaacaacaaatgcAGGAAAGAGAAAATCTTCAGCAACAAAAGCAAATGCAGGAGATGAACAAAATGAGACAACAACAGCATCAGGAAGCGATGGAGGTGGAAGTACAACAAGCACTGGCCAGTCAGCTGAGCATCAGTGACAAACAGTTATCAGGGCTGAGGACAAG ATTTCCGAATCTTCAGCAAAGTGACACAACACTTGCCAGAAAGAAAGCTGAATGGCTCTCagcaacacaacaacaacaacaaatgagGAAAGAGCGAATCTTCAACTATGTAACAATCAACAATGCAGGAAAAACAAGCTcttcaaagaaaaagaaaatgtgtGGAGAGGAACATTTAATGGGAGCAAAAACAGACAAATCTTAA